In Bacillus anthracis str. Vollum, a genomic segment contains:
- a CDS encoding zinc-finger domain-containing protein, which yields MTSLRLKILQEIHNLEDTHCSICPLNNLSVNCTDEQEQAKQRNYKHCKGCPIFDSIREKGEQLNSLSKKSTFNKVRERYMENPFKYLQYKEYSITDVVKETGLTKYQLRKFKQQLE from the coding sequence TTGACTAGTCTTCGTCTGAAAATTTTACAAGAAATCCATAATTTAGAAGATACCCATTGTTCAATTTGCCCTCTGAACAACCTATCAGTGAATTGTACAGATGAGCAAGAACAGGCAAAACAGAGAAACTACAAACATTGTAAAGGTTGTCCCATTTTCGATTCCATCCGTGAGAAAGGAGAGCAATTGAATTCTTTATCAAAAAAGAGTACATTTAATAAGGTACGAGAACGTTATATGGAAAATCCATTTAAGTATCTTCAGTATAAGGAGTACTCAATCACAGATGTAGTAAAAGAAACAGGTTTAACAAAGTATCAACTAAGAAAATTTAAACAACAGCTAGAATGA
- a CDS encoding helix-turn-helix domain-containing protein translates to MDYLSLEEVCDRVGLTKNQLGYLIKYKHIKPINLATWKADGGYRFEQEDVEKLEELYKDSLTLKEAAEFLNKSKTYVHNAAKDGILPFKEITKGKSTERLYLKKDLEIFKERIENRSKEESKDKKQHLSLYLDEKVLEAIKKKAEKKGYNGYKKFAEDILSAEVKEDIEE, encoded by the coding sequence ATGGACTATTTATCTTTAGAAGAGGTATGCGATAGGGTAGGTTTAACAAAAAATCAATTAGGCTATTTAATTAAGTATAAACACATCAAACCTATCAATCTGGCTACCTGGAAAGCAGATGGCGGATATCGTTTTGAGCAAGAAGATGTAGAAAAGTTAGAAGAATTATACAAAGACTCTTTAACATTAAAAGAAGCAGCTGAATTTCTAAATAAATCTAAGACTTATGTTCATAATGCAGCTAAAGATGGGATATTGCCCTTTAAAGAGATTACTAAAGGGAAATCCACTGAACGATTATACTTAAAAAAAGATCTAGAAATATTTAAAGAAAGAATTGAAAATAGATCAAAAGAAGAGTCGAAAGATAAAAAGCAGCATTTAAGTCTATACCTTGATGAAAAGGTATTAGAAGCAATAAAGAAAAAGGCTGAAAAGAAAGGGTATAATGGCTACAAGAAGTTTGCTGAAGACATTTTATCTGCAGAAGTAAAAGAAGACATAGAAGAATAG
- a CDS encoding WXG100 family type VII secretion target: MSTQIKVTPEQLEQAAKTVKNTRSSLEYIHQDLYSQTEYIASQWSGASSDRFYQMFNEAKPMMFNILQELDKIAVELERAAVKFREADELYGGNLVDSDIQEGAMCGKIPPKSEESFFNNKDLNAAWTGISTGFVDGAVDAWEGLISLGDKETWLNMRDAIVNYEETIPAALNALSDSFVNNLWHGDMESREHYAAYGIATLGLGLLGDKGLSKAGQVGKGAAITGFTKGKSLVTNSPAYRNALHILNNYEFKAGNHLSYAGVGSIQKYLQKAAPYTYEGPNGPKTIRLRLGELAGDKHPVTGIRYDLDGFPIFKALSEVKLKEADFKKSRPTHDRICSKALYEQIMKDPKLAAKFTEEEIELFKLGEVPENYTWHHHQEAGRMQLVDYETHRKTGHTGGYKIWGKDSDK, translated from the coding sequence ATGAGCACACAAATTAAGGTAACACCGGAACAATTAGAACAAGCTGCTAAAACCGTAAAAAATACGAGATCATCATTAGAATATATACATCAAGATTTATACTCTCAAACTGAATATATAGCTTCTCAGTGGAGCGGCGCAAGTAGTGATCGTTTCTATCAGATGTTTAATGAAGCGAAGCCAATGATGTTTAACATTTTGCAAGAATTAGATAAAATCGCAGTAGAATTAGAGCGTGCAGCTGTTAAATTCCGAGAAGCAGATGAATTGTATGGCGGAAATTTAGTTGACTCTGATATTCAAGAAGGGGCTATGTGTGGAAAAATCCCTCCAAAATCGGAAGAGTCATTTTTTAATAATAAGGATTTAAATGCTGCGTGGACTGGTATTTCTACTGGGTTTGTAGATGGTGCAGTGGATGCGTGGGAAGGACTGATATCCTTAGGTGATAAAGAAACCTGGTTGAATATGCGAGATGCGATTGTAAATTATGAGGAAACTATTCCTGCTGCATTGAATGCTCTATCAGATTCATTTGTAAACAATCTTTGGCATGGAGATATGGAAAGTAGAGAACATTATGCAGCTTATGGTATAGCAACGTTAGGGCTCGGGCTTCTAGGTGATAAGGGTCTTAGTAAAGCAGGACAAGTAGGGAAGGGAGCTGCCATTACAGGGTTTACTAAAGGGAAATCACTTGTGACTAATTCTCCGGCATACAGAAATGCATTACACATATTAAATAACTATGAATTTAAAGCTGGAAATCACCTTTCATATGCGGGAGTCGGAAGTATTCAAAAGTACTTGCAGAAAGCAGCTCCATATACTTATGAGGGGCCAAATGGTCCGAAAACAATAAGATTAAGGTTGGGTGAGTTAGCAGGGGACAAACATCCTGTTACAGGCATTCGGTATGATTTAGATGGTTTCCCTATTTTTAAAGCTCTTTCTGAAGTTAAATTAAAAGAAGCTGATTTTAAAAAATCTAGACCAACACATGATAGAATATGTAGTAAAGCATTATACGAACAAATAATGAAAGACCCTAAGTTAGCTGCAAAATTCACAGAAGAAGAAATAGAGTTATTTAAGCTAGGCGAGGTACCAGAAAATTATACATGGCATCATCATCAAGAAGCAGGACGAATGCAACTTGTTGATTATGAAACACATAGGAAAACAGGTCACACTGGTGGATATAAAATTTGGGGGAAAGACAGCGATAAGTAA
- a CDS encoding tyrosine-type recombinase/integrase produces the protein MNIINYEHNNQLVKSKSDFFDSSHFEKIMGMGIRNIDYSQLSEGSLVYLFLHDEPSLTKKRSERTKKLYLHDLSHFLRYIKETIGIIKELSHNEMEIYFYQLSKKYAATTLRRKKTVVQQFLKYVYDNNGLSDNFSSRLKKVSVKKEELVNRDLFPEEVNEILDTLKKTNFFMYSLFFLLTTTGLRIEEVANAKWADLVFHPSLNVYLLRVVGKGNKTREVRIFEDVLNDLCHLRQLRKQKSELDASSSSAFLPKADGSHYRADYLSKYVAEKIEETNLPFLRYRKHRITPHTCRHFFANHLMGKGVELKKIRDYLGHESIMTTERYLRERTRRQNLATIDIGNSLF, from the coding sequence TTGAATATTATAAATTACGAACATAATAATCAACTTGTAAAATCCAAATCGGATTTTTTTGATAGCAGTCATTTCGAAAAAATTATGGGCATGGGCATTCGAAATATTGACTATTCCCAATTAAGTGAAGGATCATTAGTTTATTTATTTTTACACGATGAGCCTTCTTTAACGAAAAAAAGAAGTGAGCGAACAAAAAAACTTTATCTGCATGATCTTTCTCATTTTCTTCGTTACATAAAAGAAACAATCGGAATCATTAAGGAGTTATCCCATAATGAGATGGAAATCTACTTCTATCAACTAAGTAAAAAGTATGCGGCCACCACATTACGTCGAAAGAAAACAGTGGTTCAGCAGTTTTTAAAATATGTGTATGATAACAATGGTCTCTCAGACAACTTTAGTAGTCGTCTCAAAAAAGTATCTGTAAAAAAAGAAGAGTTAGTCAATCGGGATCTCTTTCCAGAAGAAGTGAATGAAATTCTAGATACATTGAAGAAAACAAATTTCTTTATGTATTCCTTGTTTTTCCTACTTACAACTACTGGACTCCGTATTGAGGAAGTCGCAAATGCAAAGTGGGCTGACCTTGTATTTCACCCTTCTTTAAATGTTTATCTTCTACGTGTAGTTGGAAAAGGAAATAAAACGAGAGAAGTTCGTATCTTTGAAGATGTACTCAACGATCTCTGTCATCTTCGTCAATTACGAAAACAGAAAAGTGAATTAGATGCCTCTAGTTCATCTGCCTTTCTACCTAAAGCGGACGGTTCTCATTATAGAGCCGACTACTTATCAAAATATGTAGCAGAAAAAATTGAAGAAACTAATTTACCATTTCTGCGTTACCGAAAACATAGAATAACTCCCCACACCTGTAGACACTTCTTCGCCAATCATTTGATGGGAAAAGGAGTCGAACTTAAGAAAATACGTGACTATTTAGGACATGAGTCTATTATGACGACGGAACGTTATTTAAGAGAACGTACAAGACGTCAAAACTTGGCCACAATAGATATAGGAAATTCATTGTTTTAG